In one Culex quinquefasciatus strain JHB chromosome 2, VPISU_Cqui_1.0_pri_paternal, whole genome shotgun sequence genomic region, the following are encoded:
- the LOC119767476 gene encoding uncharacterized protein LOC119767476, with product MKTPTVLSFVVLFVAARANSLAAVADQEIVQGMLRAAFTDPFLEKACDGTRQAACTGCDSIKICTTSDPAFEDTNPRAECPAATPHCSMSTSVAGAVCQKTPDASIAECAAGNANFKCTGVGFYPNPYSCQIYHYCSGPGAVPENYDCPTGYRFSSKAGACALSNIPCPTFTCKADNVDTLYQTLPADTQYYVYCAYDRAVTPAKLTDTFVFSCGQGATFSPTAGKCVFTCPKDGLFVNSANPTQYYQCYLMNYRYVYKDLVCAVDQKFDEAQRRCIQVPPV from the exons ATGAAAACGCCAACAGTACTGTCGTTCGTGGTTCTATTCGTTGCCGCCCGG GCAAATTCCCTGGCAGCAGTAGCCGATCAGGAAATAGTTCAAGGAATGCTGCGTGCCGCCTTCACGGATCCATTTCTGGAGAAAGCCTGCGACGGAACGCGTCAGGCGGCCTGTACCGGATGTGACTCGATCAAAATCTGTACAACTTCGGACCCCGCCTTTGAAGATACCAACCCAAGAGCGGAATGTCCGGCAGCTACCCCGCACTGCAGCATGTCAACGAGTGTGGCTGGAGCCGTTTGCCAGAAAACTCCGGATGCTTCTATTGCAGAATGTGCCGCTGGTAACGCCAACTTCAAGTGCACTGGAGTCGGATTCTATCCAAATCCGTACTCCTGCCAGATATATCACTACTGCAGTGGGCCAGGTGCCGTACCCGAGAACTACGATTGTCCCACCGGGTACCGATTCAGCAGCAAGGCTGGAGCTTGTGCGTTGTCGAACATACCATGTCCGACGTTCACCTGCAAAGCGGACAACGTGGATACTCTGTACCAGACGTTACCGGCTGATACTCAGTACTACGTGTACTGTGCGTACGACAGAGCTGTAACTCCGGCCAAGCTGACGGACACGTTTGTGTTCTCGTGTGGACAGGGAGCTACGTTCAGTCCAACCGCTGGCAAATGTGTGTTCACCTGTCCGAAGGATGGGTTGTTCGTGAACTCTGCCAACCCAACACAGTACTACCAGTGTTACCTAATGAACTACAGATATGTTTACAAAGATTTGGTTTGTGCTGTTGATCAAAAGTTTGACGAGGCTCAAAGAAGATGCATTCAAGTTCCGCCAGTATAA